In Chryseobacterium oranimense, a single window of DNA contains:
- a CDS encoding ABC transporter ATP-binding protein yields MAENMIEIKNLYKKYKNAEDFSVNDISLDIEKNEIYGILGPNGAGKTTLISMLSGLIKPTSGQFKINGLSPQKDGFKLRQIIGIVPQEYALYPTLTARENLMFFGSLYGLNHKKLKNTIDESLEIMGLSKFADKQVGQFSGGMKRRCNLIAGTLHNPKVLFLDEPTVGVDVQSKKVIIDFLQELNKNGTCIIYTSHHLSEAEEFCTKIAIIDRGRIHAVGTPEELVAQIANAENLEDVFISLTGKELRDVVV; encoded by the coding sequence ATGGCAGAGAATATGATTGAGATTAAAAATCTTTATAAAAAGTATAAGAATGCCGAAGACTTCTCCGTCAACGATATTTCATTGGATATAGAGAAAAATGAGATCTACGGAATTCTTGGCCCGAACGGAGCGGGAAAAACCACCCTGATCTCTATGCTTTCCGGATTGATCAAACCCACTTCAGGGCAATTCAAAATCAATGGATTATCTCCTCAGAAAGATGGCTTCAAATTAAGACAGATCATTGGAATCGTTCCGCAGGAATATGCACTATACCCTACTTTAACAGCCAGGGAAAATTTAATGTTTTTCGGAAGCCTGTACGGTTTAAACCACAAAAAATTAAAAAACACCATCGATGAATCCCTGGAAATCATGGGGTTATCAAAATTCGCAGATAAACAGGTAGGACAGTTCTCCGGAGGGATGAAACGCCGCTGCAACCTTATCGCAGGAACTCTTCACAACCCGAAAGTTCTGTTTCTGGATGAACCAACAGTAGGCGTTGATGTTCAGTCTAAAAAAGTAATCATCGATTTCTTACAGGAACTGAATAAAAACGGAACGTGTATCATTTACACTTCTCATCACCTTTCCGAGGCGGAAGAGTTCTGTACAAAGATCGCTATTATCGACAGGGGAAGAATCCATGCGGTAGGAACACCGGAAGAACTGGTAGCACAGATTGCCAATGCTGAAAACCTGGAAGACGTTTTCATTTCATTAACAGGAAAAGAATTAAGAGATGTTGTTGTATAA